Proteins encoded together in one Anopheles merus strain MAF unplaced genomic scaffold, AmerM5.1 LNR4000036, whole genome shotgun sequence window:
- the LOC121601188 gene encoding uncharacterized protein LOC121601188, protein MERKTEHDEEAGPSRESKPTTQRIPESKNETGDVVDAVLAVAARVEMIEKGESAQQTHTTKQTRGAQQLKLNGEKRSKTKSSKEKSINVLIAKYDAEMREKDNEIENLRLKDSKLKRNQRRPADNPCVTSRSATKEIDEDERSTASEDLSIGDRELVESDVETEVEEKPLTRRQESARKRLSMPLPPFSGAPEDWPAFISCFEDTTKACGFSNLENLQRLRQSLSGDALEAVNGTLMLADAVPDMIKELRNLFGKPRRILKALLRKVRAVPAPDADRLETFITFGLAVKQLVGHIVGAKLTEHLSNPLLVEELEEKLPPGYQLDWVRYKRHRRGKSLQVFSSYLTALTEDITEVKDFGSYKTNRGNFRSGTRANLNHHAIENRDDKKCYVCNSISHK, encoded by the coding sequence ATGGAACGCAAAACAGAGCACGACGAAGAGGCTGGACCGTCACGGGAATCGAAGCCGACGACGCAGCGTATTCCCGAAAGTAAGAACGAGACCGGCGACGTTGTGGATGCCGTATTGGCCGTTGCAGCGAGAGTGGAGATGATCGAGAAAGGAGAATCGGCACAGCAGACGCACACCACTAAGCAGACACGTGGTGCGCAGCAATTGAAGCTAAACGGTGAGAAAAGAAGTAAAACGAAATCGAGCAAGGAGAAAAGCATCAATGTGCTTATAGCCAAATACGACGCAGAGATGCGAGAGAAAGATAACGAGATTGAGAATTTGCGTTTGAAGGATTCCAAATTGAAACGCAATCAGCGTCGTCCCGCTGATAACCCTTGCGTGACAAGTCGTAGTGCAACAAAGGAGATAGATGAGGATGAGCGCAGCACGGCGAGTGAGGATTTATCTATCGGTGATCGTGAGCTCGTTGAAAGTGATGTGGAAACGGAGGTTGAAGAAAAACCCCTTACGCGTCGTCAAGAGTCGGCACGTAAACGTTTATCGATGCCATTACCCCCGTTTAGTGGTGCCCCCGAGGATTGGCCGGCGTTTATCAGCTGTTTCGAGGACACGACAAAAGCATGTGGTTTTTCTAACCTCGAAAACTTACAACGATTGAGACAAAGCCTAAGTGGAGATGCATTGGAAGCGGTAAATGGAACGTTGATGCTTGCGGATGCTGTTCCGGACATGATAAAGGAGCTGCGTAATTTATTTGGGAAACCTCGTCGTATCCTGAAGGCGCTGTTACGCAAGGTTCGAGCTGTACCTGCTCCGGATGCTGATCGACTGGAGACGTTTATAACGTTCGGACTCGCAGTGAAACAATTGGTCGGACACATCGTGGGTGCGAAGCTGACGGAGCATTTAAGCAATCCTTTGCTCGTCGAAGAGCTGGAGGAGAAGCTCCCTCCAGGTTACCAGTTGGATTGGGTAAGATATAAACGACATAGGCGTGGAAAATCTCTACAAGTGTTTTCAAGCTACCTGACTGCCCTTACGGAGGATATCACGGAAGTGAAGGATTTCGGAAGCTACAAGACCAACAGAGGAAATTTCCGTTCCGGGACCCGTGCAAACCTAAATCATCATGCAATCGAAAACAGGGACGATAAAAAGTGCTACGTTTGCAACAGCATTTCGCACAAG
- the LOC121601186 gene encoding uncharacterized protein LOC121601186 has protein sequence MIYQSGGEKHELGTAFLVIGEMRKRVIGWWPINDRMCRLMIRGRFFNLSIINVHSPHLKSTDDDKDNFYTQLEREYDRCPQHDVKIVMGDFNAQVGQEKAFKPTVGSFSAHKLTNDNGLRLVNFASSKHMTIRSTFFQHAPRFSYTWRLPQQTLSQIDHVLIDGKHFSNVIEVRIYRGANVDSDHFLVMVKLRQKLCVANKLRYQPSPRLNTDRLKQADVTRDFAIVLGEALPEDTTTEAMSLNDLWRMVEQAISSTAKRTIGYVIRNKRREWFDDEYRRALSEKNTARTGMLQRETRQNVEDYRRLRSQQTRLFQDKKRSFEESDEQLMQQLSQSGETRKFYRMLNAARSGFTPMTAIYRNEEGDILSDEREAIDRWKCYFDEHLNGADTGAETESRGEQPYDNQHDDDEVPPPSLDEIIGAIKQLKCDKSAGSDGLVAELFKMGPERLAVIIHRLIVRIWDQKELPDEWKSGVIHPVYKKGDRLDCANFRAITVLNAAYKILSRILCCRLSPLATDFVGSYQAGFVGGKSTTNQIFTVATDVAIYLL, from the coding sequence ATGATCTACCAGAGCGGTGGAGAAAAGCATGAACTCGGTACGGCGTTCCTGGTCATAGGTGAGATGCGAAAACGAGTGATCGGGTGGTGGCCGATCAATGACCGGATGTGCAGGTTGATGATTCGTGGCAGGTTCTTCAACCTGAGCATTATAAATGTGCATAGTCCACATCTTAAGAGCACCGATGACGATAAAGACAACTTTTATACGCAGTTAGAGAGGGAGTACGACCGCTGCCCACAACACGATGTCAAAATTGTCATGGGGGATTTTAATGCTCAGGTCGGACAGGAGAAGGCATTTAAACCGACGGTAGGGAGTTTCAGTGCCCACAAGCTGACGAATGACAACGGGCTTCGGCTCGTCAACTTCGCCTCTTCCAAACACATGACCATCCGCAGCACCTTCTTCCAGCACGCACCTCGCTTCAGCTACACCTGGAGATTACCGCAGCAGACATTAtcccagatcgaccacgttctCATCGACGGAAAGCACTTCTCGAATGTAATCGAAGTAAGGATCTACAGAGGAGCAAACGTCGACTCAGACCATTTCCTGGTTATGGTTAAGTTACGCCAAAAACTATGCGTGGCTAATAAACTGCGCTACCAGCCTTCCCCAAGGCTCAACACAGACCGGCTGAAACAAGCTGATGTGACGAGGGACTTCGCAATCGTGCTTGGGGAAGCGTTGCCGGAGGACACCACTACCGAGGCGATGTCTCTCAATGACCTCTGGCGTATGGTGGAGCAAGCCATCAGCAGCACGGCCAAGCGAACAATTGGCTATGTGATCCGTAACAAGAGGAGGGAATGGTTTGACGATGAGTACAGACGAGCACTCTCCGAGAAGAACACCGCGCGTACCGGTATGCTCCAGCGCGAGACCCGACAGAACGTGGAAGACTACAGACGACTGAGGAGCCAGCAGACTCGGCTCTTCCAGGACAAGAAGCGCAGCTTCGAAGAGTCGGATGAACAACTCATGCAGCAGCTATCCCAGTCGGGGGAAACTCGCAAGTTCTACAGGATGCTAAATGCGGCACGAAGCGGTTTTACTCCCATGACCGCCATTTACCGCAACGAGGAGGGAGATATCCTGTCGGACGAGCGAGAGGCGATCGACAGGTGGAAGTGCTACTTCGACGAACACCTGAATGGAGCAGATACCGGAGCAGAAACAGAAAGCAGAGGAGAGCAGCCTTACGACAACCAGCATGACGATGACGAAGTGCCCCCGCCATCTTTGGACGAAATCATTGGTGCCATCAAACAGCTGAAGTGTGACAAGTCAGCTGGCAGCGATGGTCTAGTGGCCGAACTGTTCAAGATGGGTCCGGAGCGGCTTGCCGTCATCATTCATCGGCTGATTGTGAGGATTTGGGATCAGAAAGAACTACCGGACGAGTGGAAATCGGGTGTCATACACCCTgtgtacaaaaagggcgacaggctggACTGTGCCAACTTCCGAGCCATCACAGTTCTGAATGCTGCCTACAAGATTCTGTCCCGAATACTCTGCTGTAGACTTTCGCCCCTTGCTACTGATTTCGTCGGCAGCTACCAAGCTGGatttgttggaggcaaatcgACCACCAACCAAATCTTTACTGTTGCTACGGATGTAGCTATCTATTTATTATGA